From the genome of Nitrospira sp., one region includes:
- a CDS encoding SUMF1/EgtB/PvdO family nonheme iron enzyme, with protein sequence MRLFIMTFAVSVMLFVGVWSVRAAEPPSGADGKAGGAETITGQDGAPMVLVPAGPFTMGNNDGLPAERPEHVVTLDAYAIDRYEVSLQLYRKFLQAARYDAPPTWDDEAAETVGDRPAVGMSWEDAAAYCAWAGKRLPTEAEWEKAARGTDGRRYPWGPMQPFVDIANYNRGVWVSEAITLVSVAGGVEGMSVRHGLKAGGRSPYGLHHMAGNAAEWVADWYDRTYYGKSPDKNPMGPANGEKRVIRGGSWADLPVALSASSRVSAEPGFQDRTIGFRCAMDAKK encoded by the coding sequence ATGCGTCTGTTCATTATGACCTTCGCGGTATCCGTCATGCTGTTTGTCGGAGTCTGGTCGGTGCGAGCGGCCGAGCCACCGTCGGGGGCGGATGGCAAGGCGGGCGGGGCTGAGACGATCACAGGGCAGGATGGTGCGCCGATGGTGTTGGTTCCAGCCGGGCCTTTTACGATGGGGAACAACGATGGGCTTCCCGCCGAGCGCCCCGAACATGTGGTGACCCTCGACGCGTATGCCATCGATCGATATGAAGTGTCGCTGCAACTCTATCGAAAGTTTCTTCAGGCTGCGAGATATGATGCGCCGCCGACCTGGGATGATGAAGCGGCGGAGACGGTCGGCGATCGTCCGGCTGTCGGGATGAGTTGGGAGGATGCGGCGGCCTATTGTGCCTGGGCGGGGAAGCGACTCCCGACAGAAGCTGAATGGGAGAAGGCGGCGCGTGGAACCGATGGCCGTCGGTACCCGTGGGGCCCCATGCAGCCGTTTGTGGACATTGCCAACTACAATCGTGGCGTGTGGGTCAGCGAAGCCATCACGTTGGTGAGTGTGGCGGGTGGGGTGGAAGGAATGAGCGTCCGCCACGGCCTGAAAGCCGGGGGGCGTAGTCCATACGGTCTCCATCACATGGCGGGGAATGCAGCTGAGTGGGTAGCCGATTGGTACGATCGCACTTACTACGGCAAGAGTCCCGACAAAAATCCGATGGGTCCTGCCAACGGCGAGAAACGGGTGATTCGCGGCGGGTCCTGGGCCGATTTGCCTGTGGCGTTAAGTGCGTCCTCGCGGGTCTCGGCGGAGCCTGGTTTTCAGGACCGCACCATTGGATTTCGCTGCGCGATGGATGCCAAGAAATAG
- a CDS encoding c-type cytochrome, with protein sequence MVPLVTGDEPIQELFVRAGCPVCHQIPGIAGAKGQVGPPLWLAKTGASRLADPQYKGQAQTVREYIVESVVSPGIYVVPGFPANTMPTWYGRKLSAGALDKIASYLEQAGEELPAGRP encoded by the coding sequence ATGGTGCCGTTGGTGACCGGGGATGAACCGATTCAGGAACTCTTTGTCCGCGCCGGCTGTCCGGTTTGCCATCAGATTCCCGGCATTGCGGGCGCGAAGGGCCAGGTAGGTCCGCCGTTGTGGCTGGCGAAGACCGGAGCAAGTCGCCTGGCCGATCCGCAGTATAAGGGCCAGGCGCAGACGGTTCGTGAGTACATTGTGGAATCAGTGGTATCGCCGGGGATCTATGTGGTACCCGGGTTTCCGGCGAACACGATGCCGACCTGGTACGGACGAAAGTTGAGTGCGGGTGCCTTAGATAAAATCGCATCCTATCTCGAACAGGCGGGGGAAGAGCTTCCGGCAGGGCGTCCTTAG
- a CDS encoding PilT/PilU family type 4a pilus ATPase, which produces MDVRTLLEVMVKQESSDLYLTVDAPPIYRIHGSTHRTDAPPFTNEQLESLALALMRGQQRGEFEEKMEMNLALYYKDLGRFRVNIFRQKGNVGLVFRHIKAEIMTVEQLDLPPIVKDIAMTKRGLVLVVGATGSGKSTSLAAMIDHRNTVHAGHIISVEDPIEFVHHHKKSIVTQREVGFDTHSFGHALKNTLRQAPDVILIGEIRDTETMEAAITFAETGHLCLGTLHSNNANQSIERIMNFFPVERHAQIYLQLSLNLRAIISQRLIPSLDGRRVPALEIMLDTPRIKDLIKRSEIDTLKEAMEQGIDEGCQTFDHVLLQLYKAGKISIEQALINADSANNLRLKIKLAGLKGDDAVAALLDKNDRDEKGFQIQGQMGQGGSKKR; this is translated from the coding sequence ATGGATGTTCGCACGCTTCTCGAAGTAATGGTCAAGCAGGAATCGTCCGACCTGTATCTCACCGTCGATGCGCCCCCCATTTACCGCATCCATGGCTCGACACATCGGACCGATGCCCCGCCGTTCACGAACGAGCAGCTCGAGTCGTTGGCGCTGGCCCTCATGCGAGGCCAACAGCGAGGTGAGTTCGAAGAGAAGATGGAGATGAACCTCGCCCTGTACTACAAAGACCTTGGCCGCTTCCGCGTGAACATCTTCCGGCAGAAGGGCAATGTCGGACTGGTGTTCCGCCACATCAAAGCGGAGATCATGACCGTTGAGCAGCTTGATCTACCGCCCATCGTCAAAGACATCGCTATGACCAAGCGAGGGCTGGTACTGGTGGTCGGTGCGACCGGCTCCGGCAAATCCACGTCCCTCGCCGCGATGATCGACCACCGCAATACGGTGCATGCCGGCCACATCATCAGCGTGGAAGACCCGATCGAATTCGTCCATCACCACAAGAAATCGATCGTCACCCAACGCGAGGTCGGCTTCGATACCCATTCCTTCGGACACGCATTGAAAAATACCCTGCGCCAGGCACCGGACGTCATTCTCATCGGTGAAATCCGTGACACGGAGACCATGGAAGCCGCGATCACCTTCGCTGAAACCGGACACCTCTGCCTCGGAACGTTGCACTCGAATAATGCGAATCAATCGATCGAACGCATCATGAACTTCTTTCCGGTCGAACGTCACGCGCAGATCTACCTGCAGCTCTCATTGAACCTGCGAGCCATCATTTCTCAACGATTGATTCCCTCCCTCGACGGCCGCCGCGTGCCTGCGCTCGAAATCATGCTGGATACGCCGCGCATCAAGGACCTCATCAAACGTTCTGAAATCGATACCCTGAAAGAGGCGATGGAGCAAGGCATCGACGAAGGCTGCCAGACATTCGACCACGTGCTGTTGCAACTCTATAAGGCCGGGAAGATCAGTATTGAACAAGCGTTGATCAATGCCGACAGCGCCAACAATCTTCGTCTGAAAATTAAACTGGCGGGATTGAAGGGCGACGATGCAGTGGCGGCTCTCCTGGACAAGAACGACCGGGATGAGAAGGGGTTCCAGATTCAGGGACAAATGGGCCAAGGCGGGAGCAAGAAACGCTGA